A window of Rhizobium sp. BT04 genomic DNA:
CCAGCCGCTCAACTATTTCGCCAATTTCGCCCCCGGCACCCCGGCGCGCGCCGAACATCTCAGGGATGGCGGCCTGGCCGGCGAGGCCTTCCTCAAAGACATCGACGACGACAAGCTGCCGGCGGTGTCCTTCTACAAGCCGCAGGGCAACCTCAACGAACATGGCGGTTATGCCGATGTGTCGAGCGGCGACCAGCATCTTGCCGATATTGTCTCGCATCTCGAGAAGAGTCCGCAATGGGGCCATATGCTGGTGATCGTCACCTATGACGAAAATGGCGGCTTCTGGGATCACGTCGCGCCGCCGAAGGCCGATCGCTGGGGCCCGGGCAACCGCATTCCGGCCTTCATCATCTCGCCTTTCGCCAAGGCCGGCACGGTCGATCATACCCAATACGACACGACCTCGATCATCCGCCTGATCACCGCGCGCTACGATCTGCCTGTTTTGCCCGGCATCGTCGCCCGCGACACGGCGTTGCGCGACAACGGCCGGCCGCCGATGGGCGACCTCACAGCCGCGCTTGACCTGACGTATTGATCGATCACGAGCGGCTCCGGTTTCGACCGGGGCCGGTCAAGCTTGGGGCCTGCGTCACCGGCGCAGCAGCGGCCGCAGCGCCGCCTGCGTTTCCCTCAGCAGCGGCAGATAGCGCTCCTTCATCTCCGCGGCCGGGACGAGGGCGGCCGGAGTGCCGATATTGATCGCCGCGACCGTTTCGCCGCGGTCGTTATCGATCGGCACGGCGATCGAGCAGAGGCCGATCTCCAGCTCCTGGTCGATGATGGCGTAGCCCTCGGCGCGGACGCGCCGGAATTCTGTGATGAGTTCGTCCGGGTCGATCCTGGTATTCGGCGTATTTTTTCTCAACTCGCTGCGGGCAAGGATGGCGCGCGCCTCGTTTTCGGCAAGAGCCGCAAGCAGCACGCGGCCCATCGAGGCGCAATAGGCGGGCAGGCGGCTGCCGGGGGTGAGATTGATCGACATGACGCGGCGCTGCGCGGCGCGGGCGATATAGACGATGTCGGTGCCGTCCAGCACCGAGGCCGAGGCGCTCTGGCCGGCCTTTTCCGAGAGCAGATCGAGATGCGGCTGCAGCAGCGCCGGCAGCGGCGTCGCCGCGAGATAGGCATGGCCAAGCCGCAGGATCTTCGGCGTCAGGGTGAAGAACTTGCCGTCATAATCGGCATAACCGAGCTCGGCGAGCGTCAGCAGCGAGCGGCGCACCGTGGCGCGGTCGAGCCCCGTCAGCTTGGCGGCCTCGGCAATCGACAGCCGCTGCCGCGTTTCACCGAAGGCCTCGATGACTTTCAGGCCGCGGGCAAAGCCGCTGACGAAATCCGTTTCGCGCATGGGTCGGGTTATCGATGCTCTTTGGGGTGGGCGCTTCAGCAGTTTTCTAAAGACAGTTTTGCTGCGATATTTCGAACCGATCCTTATTTGATTTGGACATTCTGCGCCAATAGATTTGGAGGATTTCGATCGGATGAGCACCTCCCACATTCCCAGCCGACAACCCGGATAAGTCGTGATATGATCGCCGAAGTAGCGTGATTATCGATACTCGGAAGGCAGGAGCCATGTATGAGTCGCGACACGCCAATCGATAAGCAGGGGCGATCCACAGAGGTTTCGACTGGCGAAAGCCGCTCTTCCCAACATGGCGGCGAGCGGCGGGTCGTCACTGCGCTGTGCTATGACCTGATCGGCTCCACCAATCTCTTCAATCTGATGGATATCGAGGACTATCAGGATATGATCGCCGCCTTCCAGCAGGCGGCGCGGCAAGCGATCACGGCGCATTCCGGCGTCGTCCGCGTCGAAGCTGGGGACGGTGGGGTGGCGCTTTTTCCGATCGAGCTCGGACCGCGGGATGCCGCGTCGGCCGCGATCCGCGCCGGCCTTGGAATCGTCAAAGCGTGTCAGCGTCTCGCCCGCGATCTCGTTCGAGACGATCTGCAGGTGCGCGTGGGTGTCGCGACATCGGTTGCCCTGATCCGGGATACGCAGCTGCAAAACTGGATACATGAGCCGGTCACGGGCGCCGCACTTGCGCTTGCGACACGGCTCGAGGCCGCCGCTGAACCCGACAGCGTCCTGGTTTCGGAAGAGACCCGGAACCTCGCCGGCCGCTCACAGGCCTTCGTTCCGGAAGGTGCACGGATGTTGAAAGGCTTCTCCGCGCCTGAAAACGTCTGGAGAGCAATCGGCCACAAACGGGAGCTCGACCGGTTCCACGCCTTCGGACGGCTGGATGGCACATTCGTCGGCCGCATTGCGGAGCTTGAGCGGATAGAGAAGGCCTGGAAGGCCGCAGTCGAAGGTAAGGGCAAGGTCGTCGTCATCACCGGCGAGGCCGGCATCGGCAAGTCGCGGCTGCTTCGGCAAGCCCGACATATGATCCATGCGCAGCCGGTGCGATCGCTGTTTTTTCAATGCCTGCCGGGAGGGTTTCGCTCGACGCTTCACCCGGTGCTGAACAGTTTTCCGCAGCGCCATTCCGACAGCACGGATGGCGGGCGGCTGACGGTCGCAGCGGTCGCTGCTCAGTTTGCGCGCCACGGCATCCGGGATCGTGAAGTCATCAGCATATTTTCCCATCTGCTCGGTGCGGATGGGCGCAATGAGGCTCTCTCCGACAGTTCTCCCAAGGCAATCCAGAAACGCGCACGGCAGGCGCTGTCAAAAGCGTTGAGCGTCATGTGCGAGCAAACGCCGCTGATGATAGCGGTCGAGGACATTCATTGGATCGATCCTACCTCCGAGCATCTGCTTCGCGAAGCGGCGCGGCTCGTGCCTGCGCTTCCCGCATTGCTGATCGTCACCAGCAGACGGGATCCGTATGCCGGCATGTTCGACGAGGACGAGCCGGAACATATTTTGCTCGGTCCGCTTGACCACGACGAAACACGGCTGGCGATCACAACGCGCTGGCCAAGCCATCGCCAGGAAGCATTGCCGCAGTTGCTCGAGGTGAGCGGACGCATATCCGGCGGCGTACCGCTCTTCATCGAGGAAATATGCCAATGGGCGTCCGAAGCCGCCACTGACGATGCGATGAGCGTGCCGTCAAATCCGTCACGCAATCATGTTTCCGTCTTCGAAGGGATCTTGAATTCGCGGCTCGAACATTTGGGATCCGCCCGGGACGTGGCGCGGGCCGGGGCCGTCGCGGGGGATCGTTTTACCGTTTCGCTGCTTCGCCCCCTGTTGCCGGACACAAGCAGGAAATCTCTCTTGCATGCTGCGGAAACTCTATGCGAGACCGGATTTTTGACCCGCGTGCGGGCCCAAGGCGGCATCGCCTACGGCTTTCGCCACGCTCTGATCCAGGAGACAATCTATAACGGTCTGCTGAAAACGCAACGCCAGCTACTCCACCGCCGCCTGTTCATGGCCACCAACAACAATCGTGCGATCGCGGGTTGGCTGGATACGGGTGCGCTTGCCGAGCATGCGGAGGCTGCCGGCCTTCCGGAGCACGCGGTTTCGTTGTTCATGAAGGCAGGAAAGGAGCACGCTAGCCGATCGGCAATGGTGGAGGCGCGCCACCATCTCGAACGTGCCCTGGCGCTTTGCGAGACCAAGCCCGAAGCCGCTTCCGACGCGTTGCACCTTTCGGTGTTGATGGCGCTCGGACCGCTGCTGACGGCAACGGTCGGACCCAACTCGGCCCCGGCGCGAACCCTTTACGAAAAGGGCGTCGAGATCGCGCGCCGCCAGCCGAAGGAAGATCAGCCCAAGTGGTTTCCGCTCTATTGGGGCTGGTGGCAGACCGGGCAGAACTTCATGGAGATGCACGGCCGCGCTCGAAAGGTGCAGGCAATGCTCTCCGGTGTCGCCGATCGCGAGATCGAACTGCAGGTCAACCATTCGATCTGGGCAATCGAGTTCA
This region includes:
- a CDS encoding AAA family ATPase is translated as MSRDTPIDKQGRSTEVSTGESRSSQHGGERRVVTALCYDLIGSTNLFNLMDIEDYQDMIAAFQQAARQAITAHSGVVRVEAGDGGVALFPIELGPRDAASAAIRAGLGIVKACQRLARDLVRDDLQVRVGVATSVALIRDTQLQNWIHEPVTGAALALATRLEAAAEPDSVLVSEETRNLAGRSQAFVPEGARMLKGFSAPENVWRAIGHKRELDRFHAFGRLDGTFVGRIAELERIEKAWKAAVEGKGKVVVITGEAGIGKSRLLRQARHMIHAQPVRSLFFQCLPGGFRSTLHPVLNSFPQRHSDSTDGGRLTVAAVAAQFARHGIRDREVISIFSHLLGADGRNEALSDSSPKAIQKRARQALSKALSVMCEQTPLMIAVEDIHWIDPTSEHLLREAARLVPALPALLIVTSRRDPYAGMFDEDEPEHILLGPLDHDETRLAITTRWPSHRQEALPQLLEVSGRISGGVPLFIEEICQWASEAATDDAMSVPSNPSRNHVSVFEGILNSRLEHLGSARDVARAGAVAGDRFTVSLLRPLLPDTSRKSLLHAAETLCETGFLTRVRAQGGIAYGFRHALIQETIYNGLLKTQRQLLHRRLFMATNNNRAIAGWLDTGALAEHAEAAGLPEHAVSLFMKAGKEHASRSAMVEARHHLERALALCETKPEAASDALHLSVLMALGPLLTATVGPNSAPARTLYEKGVEIARRQPKEDQPKWFPLYWGWWQTGQNFMEMHGRARKVQAMLSGVADREIELQVNHSIWAIEFNVGRQREAQKAIRAGLALYDDEAAKTSRNVFGGHDAKVCGLGQLALSLWLTGQTEESSKALVDMVAFVDRIGHMPSKSHSLDTEAVSAFYRNDHARLIEISGRMADFAKKHELQSLSALAMLFRGWAVAHVESLSRGHESFRAGLALLRELGAVADLPIYLYMHATMLGRARKYQTAIEVVTDAIGEAKATGHGYWLAELHRRRALLLSNARAGESALLPDLRTAIAIAQEQGAVALLHRSQRSAKELGFAGEL
- a CDS encoding IclR family transcriptional regulator, producing the protein MRETDFVSGFARGLKVIEAFGETRQRLSIAEAAKLTGLDRATVRRSLLTLAELGYADYDGKFFTLTPKILRLGHAYLAATPLPALLQPHLDLLSEKAGQSASASVLDGTDIVYIARAAQRRVMSINLTPGSRLPAYCASMGRVLLAALAENEARAILARSELRKNTPNTRIDPDELITEFRRVRAEGYAIIDQELEIGLCSIAVPIDNDRGETVAAINIGTPAALVPAAEMKERYLPLLRETQAALRPLLRR